The genomic window CTTTGAATCCAAAGCCAACAAGGGCCCAAGCGGCATGTTCACGACTGGAGCCACAGCCAAAATTATCGCCTGCAATGAGAATACTTCCAGAGTAAATGGGGTTGTTTAGTGTGAATTCTGCATTCGAATTTCCGAGTTTGTCAAAACGCCAATCTCTAAATACATTGTCTCCAAATCCTTTTTTATTTGTTGCTTTTAAAAAACGTGCAGGGATGATTTGATCGGTATCTACATTTGCAATGTTTAATGGAATTGCTTGTGCAGTGTGTGTGGTAAATTTTTCCATTAATTTAATTGTTTTGTGATGTCTATAATTTTTCCTTCAATCGCGGTTGCGGCAGCCACTAAGGGGCTTGCCAAAATGGTTCTTGACCCTTGACCTTGACGTCCTTCAAAATTTCGATTCGAGGTGGAAACGCAATATTCGTTTTGTGGAATTTTATCGTCATTCATTGCCAAACAGGCAGAACATCCGGGCTGTCTCAATTCAAAACCAGCGTCGTTAAAAATGTCTTTCAATCCTTCGGCAATAATTTGAGTTTCGACTTGCTTGCTACCAGGAACCAACCATGCCGTGACATTATCGGCTTTTCGTTTGCCTTTGATATAATCGGCAGCCACTCTAAAATCTTCAATTCTTGAATTCGTACAACTTCCAATAAATACAAAATTTATAGGCGTATCAATCAGTGATTTGCCTGCTTCAAAATTCATATACTCTAATGATTTCTTAAAAGAAGGATCGTTTACAACCGGAATTGTTTCCGAAATTTTTATGCCCATTCCTGGGTTGGTACCGTAAGTCACCATCGGTTCAATATCCTCCGCATCAAAATAATATTCTTTATCAAATGCCGCGCCCTCATCTGTTGGAAGTGTTTTCCAATAGGCAACTTTGGCGTCAAAAGCGGCGTCTTTAGGAGCAAACTCACGGTCTTTAACATAGTCAAAAGTAGTCTCGTCTGGTGCAATCATTCCACCTCGAGCGCCCATTTCAATACTCATATTACAGACGGTCATCCGACCTTCCATACTCATATTTTCAAAGACATCTCCAGCATATTCACAAAAATAACCAGTTCCAGAGTTGGTACCCAATTTAGAAATGATATATAAGATGACATCTTTTGAAAGCACGCCATTTTTAAGTGTACCATTGACGGTGACACGTAAGCTTTTTGGTTTGGATAACAACAAACATTGACTTGCAAACACTTGTGCCACCTGACTGGTTCCAATCCCAAAAGCGATGGTTCCAAAAGCGCCGTGTGTGGAAGTGTGACTGTCGCCACAAACCATGGTCATCCCCGGTTGGGTGATGCCCAATTCAGGTGCCATCACATGAACAATGCCATTGTATTTATGGCCTAATTCGTAAAGCGTAATATTATTGTCTTTGCAGTTTTCAGACAGCTGTGCGAGTTGTTTTCTCGATAGCTCATCTTTGATTGGCAAGTGCTGGTCCAAGGTTGGTGTGTTGTGATCGGCCGTTGCTACAATCTGATTCGGTCTAAACACAGGAATGTCTCTTTCAACCAATTCATTAAACGCTTGTGGACTGGTCACTTCGTGTATCAAGTGCTTGTCTATGTATAAAACTTGGGGGCCGTCTTGAACTGTATCAACGACGTGAGCGTCCCAAACTTTATCAAATAAGGTTTTTTTCATAACTATAAGGATTCTATTTATTTGTAAATCTTACTAGTTTCTATAATTTGATGAATATCAGAATCGATCACTTCTTTTTTGGTATCTGCAAAAGTTAAGAATTCTGCATATACAATATCCAATTCAAGTTTTGTGAGTTCAAAACCAACGTTTTTAGCTCGGTAAGCCAAGGCTGCACGACCACTTCTGGCGGTAAGTACAATAGCGGATTCGGTCACTCCAACATCTTTAGGATCGATGATTTCATAAGTCTCACGATTTTTAATCACCCCATCTTGATGGATTCCAGAACTGTGCGCAAACGCATTGGCGCCTACAATGGCTTTGTTTGGTTGGGTATAAATTCCCATGCTTTCGGATACCAATTGACTGATGCCGTATAACATCGTCGTGTTAATATTGGTGTCTAAGTTTAAATACGGATGCTGTTTCAAAATCATGACCACTTCTTCCAAAGCCGTATTTCCAGCACGCTCTCCAATACCATTGATCGTACATTCTATTTGTCGGGCACCGTTAATGATTCCTTCGATAGAATTGGCAGTAGCCAGTCCTAAATCGTTATGACAATGACAAGAGATAATCGCCTTGTCAATTCCTTTTACATTTTCTTTTAGATACTTGATTTTAGCTCCATATTCCTGTGGTAAACAATAGCCTGTGGTATCTGGAATATTTAAGACCGTTGCACCCGCTTTGATCACGGCTTCACACACGCGAGCCAAATATTCGTTGTCGGTACGTCCAGCATCTTCCGCATAAAACTCAACATCTTCTACAAAAGATTTAGCATAAGAAACGGCTCTTACGGCACGTTCAATAATCGCCTCTTTATTTGATTTGAATTTATGAATAATATGAGAATCTGAAGTCCCAATACCTGTATGGATTCTAGGTTTTTTCGCATATTTAAGCGCTTCAGCAGCCACTTTAATATCGTTTTCTACCGACCGTGTCAATCCACAAACAGTGGCGTTTTTAACGATTTTCGAAATTTCTTCGACCGATTTAAAGTCTCCTGGGCTTGAAACCGGAAA from Formosa sp. Hel1_33_131 includes these protein-coding regions:
- the leuC gene encoding 3-isopropylmalate dehydratase large subunit, translated to MKKTLFDKVWDAHVVDTVQDGPQVLYIDKHLIHEVTSPQAFNELVERDIPVFRPNQIVATADHNTPTLDQHLPIKDELSRKQLAQLSENCKDNNITLYELGHKYNGIVHVMAPELGITQPGMTMVCGDSHTSTHGAFGTIAFGIGTSQVAQVFASQCLLLSKPKSLRVTVNGTLKNGVLSKDVILYIISKLGTNSGTGYFCEYAGDVFENMSMEGRMTVCNMSIEMGARGGMIAPDETTFDYVKDREFAPKDAAFDAKVAYWKTLPTDEGAAFDKEYYFDAEDIEPMVTYGTNPGMGIKISETIPVVNDPSFKKSLEYMNFEAGKSLIDTPINFVFIGSCTNSRIEDFRVAADYIKGKRKADNVTAWLVPGSKQVETQIIAEGLKDIFNDAGFELRQPGCSACLAMNDDKIPQNEYCVSTSNRNFEGRQGQGSRTILASPLVAAATAIEGKIIDITKQLN
- a CDS encoding 2-isopropylmalate synthase; translation: MSDTQIQIFDTTLRDGEQVPGCKLNTPQKIIIAKQLDLLGVDVIEAGFPVSSPGDFKSVEEISKIVKNATVCGLTRSVENDIKVAAEALKYAKKPRIHTGIGTSDSHIIHKFKSNKEAIIERAVRAVSYAKSFVEDVEFYAEDAGRTDNEYLARVCEAVIKAGATVLNIPDTTGYCLPQEYGAKIKYLKENVKGIDKAIISCHCHNDLGLATANSIEGIINGARQIECTINGIGERAGNTALEEVVMILKQHPYLNLDTNINTTMLYGISQLVSESMGIYTQPNKAIVGANAFAHSSGIHQDGVIKNRETYEIIDPKDVGVTESAIVLTARSGRAALAYRAKNVGFELTKLELDIVYAEFLTFADTKKEVIDSDIHQIIETSKIYK